Below is a genomic region from Microbacterium galbinum.
ATCGACGAACTCCTCGATCTCGTCAGCCAGGGCAACACCGTCACCCTCACCAACTTCGGCAAGTTCTATCCGCAGACCCACAAGGGACACCGCGTGCAGTTCGGCAAGGACGAGGGCACCGGCGAGGTCACCGACTACACGGTGCTGAAGTTCTCCGCGACCCGCGAGGTCAATCGTCGCGTCAAGGTCACCGACTGACCGACGTCACCGACTGAACGACACGGGCCCGGACGTCAGAGTCCGAATCCGTAGGTCGCCGGGGCGACGAGCGCGAGGCTGACGGTCGTCGGATAGACCTCCGGTTCCTCGTCGTCGTCACCGAGCAGATCGAGTCGATCGATCGGCACGAAGATGCTGCCGTCGGGTTCGAAGATCAGGTCGCGCGGCACGAACGACGCGAAGAGCGAACGGGTGCCGTTGCGCAGCTCGAACGTGCGCCCGACGTCTCCGCGTTCGAACAGGTTCATCTCGACCTCGTCGAACCAGACCTTGCCGTCGGGGAAGCGCGCCTCGATGCGATACGTGCCGGGCTCGACCGATTTGATGTTGAGATCGTCGACGATCTCGGCGAACAGCGTGTCGGGCTGCTGCAGCTCGAAGGCGATCGCCCGCAGATGGTCGTAGTTCAGCCGCGCCCGCCGCGAGAACAACGCCACGTTCTCGATTTCGTCGGGGTGCGCGTTCGGTGCCTGATCGAGAAGGTACTGCCGCACCTCGTCGGGACCCGGATAGTCGAAGCGCAGGTGGTAGTGGAACCGGCCGGGGCGGTTGACCAGATAGGTGCTCACGTCGGCGATCGCGTTCACCGAGAGGCAGTAGACGCGCTTCACCGAGGAGAGTCCGTCGAACAGCGACAGGAACTGGTTCTGCCGATTCAACCCGTCGGTGATTCCTCGGCGGCCCGCCGGGAAGATCTTCTCGAACTCGTCGAAGACGATGAGGCACTCGTCGAGGCTGTCGAGGAATTCCACGATGCCGTCGTGGTCCTCGGAGACGACCACCACGGGAAGGCCCTGCTCGCGCGCGGCCTCGGCTACCATGCGCAGGAACAGCGACTTGCCGATGCCCTTGTCGCCGGAGAGCATGACCCCGAGGCTGCGGTCGGAGAGAGCGTAGGAGCGGAAGATCTTGGCGACTTTGCGATCGCGGCCGCCGTAGACGCGCTCCGCTCCGACGGTCAGATCATCGATGCGCACGAGGCTGAAGCCCTCTTTCGAGGTGAAGCTGACCCGATAGGTCCCCAGGGGGAACGCCTGGTGGGTGCGCACGGCGTCGTCGTAGACCCGCACGTGACCGCCGGTCTCGATGTAAGTGCTGGCCACACCCTCCTCCTTCGCTCCCCGATGGTCGATCGGTGGGGTTTCGTGGCTCGCTCGGTGACTCGCTCTGCCCGCGGTGGGCGGAGCGGCACGGATGGAGCACGAGGTTCCGACGAGTAGGGGAGTCACGCAGGAACCGGAGGACGAGCGGTGGGGGATCCGCCCGGGATACCATTTCACGTCTCTGGGCCGGACGACAAGCGAGAAACGGCGTGTCGGGGCCGAAATCCCTTCGTTTACGTGCACTCGGGTCGCTCGACAGGGTGCGCGCGAACCGTCAGCCGGCGAATCGCGGCACCCAGCAGGTGACTCGGCGGCGGTAGTCGGCGTAGTCGTCGCCGAACCGCTCCGCGAGATCGGCTTCCTCGATCGGACGCACGGCGGTGTTCCACACCAGCGAGCCGCACAGCGCATAGACGACGACCAGCCAGGAGCCGAGCATCAACCCGACCGCGACGCCCTGTGCGATGCCGGCGACGGCCATCGGGTTGCGCACGAAGCGGTACGGACCGGCGATGACGAGACGGCGCGCCATCTCGGAGGGGAGCGGCGTGCCCTCGCCGAGGAGCGACATCGTGATCGCCGACCAGAGGCCCAGAGCGGTCGCGGCGAGGAACAGCGCGACACCGGTCAGACGGAGCGCGAGAGGCAGCTCGAGATGAAGCCCCCACCGAGCCTCGACCATGGCGATGAGCAGAGGGAGGAGCCCGAGGAACACGCCCCAGAAGAACAGGGTCTGAAGTCCCGTGCGCGCCATCACCCGGGCACGCCCCTGGGCGCGGGAGGTACGGAAGGCGAACGGTCCACGGGCGATCCACTCGAAGGGCGCCCGGCCGACGATGATCACGATGCCGGCGGCGAGACTCCCCACCGCGGCGGTCACCATGAGCAGCGCACCCCACCCGGCCAGACCGGTGACGGTCGCGTGCACGACCATCCCGCCCGCCACGAGCACGGTCCAGGCGGTGACGACCCAGACCGCCGCCCGCACGCCGCACGCGGCGAGCGCCGACCCTCCGACGAAGAGAGGGATGTCGGCGATCGCGATCGGGAGAACGGGGAGTCCGTCGAGCGTCGCCGTGCGGATCACGGGGATCAGGAGCACTCCGAGCCACCAGCATCCGCCGGCCACGGCCTGCAGTGCGAAGTACGCGCGTGCCGCCGGGGGAGCGATGCGGATGCCGGCGAACACCGCCCCATGCTATCCACCCGGCCACCTGCCACACTGGGCGGATGGAGATCATCGAGAACTCGAAGCTCACGGTCGTCGGCGCGGGCAGCGTCGGGTCGAGCGTGGCCTATGCAGCGCTGATCCGCGGGTCCGCGCGGCACATCGCCCTCTACGACATCGCGACCGAGAAGGTCGAGGCCGAGGTGCTCGACCTCGCGCACGGCACGCAGTTCACGGGAACGAGCGACATCATCGGCGGCAGCGACGTCTCCGTCGCCGCAGGCTCGCACGTGGTCGTGATCACCGCCGGGGCGAAGCAGAAGCCCGGTCAGACGCGGATCGAGCTCGCGGACGTGAACGCGGGGATCATCCGACGCATGATGCCGCAACTCCTCGAGGTGGCCCCGAACGCCGTGTACGTGATCGTCACCAATCCCTGTGACGTGCTCACCGTCATCGCCCAGCAGGAGACGGGTCTGCCGCCCGAGCGCATCTTCGCGTCCGGTACCGTGCTGGACACCTCGCGGCTGCGCTGGAAGCTGGCGCAGCGAGCGGGCGTCTCGACGGCGAGCGTGCATGCGCACATCGTGGGCGAGCACGGCGACACCGAGTTCCCCCTGTGGTCGCGGGCAACGATCGGAACAGTGCCGATCCTCGAATGGGAGACCCCCGAGCATCCCCGTTTCACGCTCGCCGAGCTCGACGAGATCGCCGTCGACGTCCGCGACGCGGCCTACAAGGTCATCCGCGGCAAAGGAGCGACGAACTACGCGATCGGTCTCTCGAGCGCACGCATCGTCGAGGCGATCCTGCACGACGAGCACGCGGTGATGCCGGTGAGCACGGTGCTCGACGACTTCCACGGGATCGACGGCGTCGCACTCTCGGTGCCGTCGATCGTCAGCGCCTCGGGTGCCGTGCCGATCCGGAACACGTCGTTCTCCGACTCGGAGCTGGCATTGCTGCGCGGATCCGCCGACGCGCTCCGCTCGGCCGCGGCGACCCTGCGCTCCTGACCGTATCCGCCCCCGGAAATGAGAGCGGCCGGGGCACCGGGGCCGGTGCCCCGGCCGCTCTCATTTCCCGTGCGGGTCGGTGCTGTTGAGTGCGGCGACCACCTGCGCGTAGTCCCCGCGTGCCTCGCCGTAGCGGAGGAACTTCACTCGCTCGACCTGCACCTCCGAGGCGTCGGGCCGGGATTCGAGCAGTGTCATGGCCTCCGCGATGAACTCGTCGAGCGGCATCGCCGCGTCGTTCTCGGCGTGTCCGGGCATGAGGTCGGTGCGCACGGCCGGGGGCTCGAGCTCGATGACCGAGACGCTCGATCCCTCGAACTGGAGACGCAGCGATTCGCTGAGCATGTGGATCGCCGCCTTGCTCGCGTTGTACGTCGGCGTGACCCGCAGCGGAGCGAAGGCGAGCCCGGAGGACACCGTCATGATCGTGGCGTCGGGCATACGGCGCAGGTGCTCGACGAACGCCGCGATGAGGCGGATCGGCCCCAGGACGTTCGTGGTGACGATCTCCTCGGCCGTGGCGAGGAAACCGTCCGGCGTGCGCCAGTCCTCCGTGCGCATGATGCCCGCCATCGTCACGAGCACGTTGAGGGAGGGATGCTCGGCGAGCACCGTGCGGGCGGCGTTCTCGATGCTCCCGGCATCCGCGGTGTCGATCCGCACGGTGCCGAGATCCGGGCGCTCGGCGGCGATCGCCTCCAGACGGTCGGTGCGCCGGCCGCCGACGATCACGGTGTTGCCGCGATCGCGCAGGGCGAGGGCGAGCGCGAGGCCGATGCCGCTCGTCGCTCCGGGGATGAAGATGGTGTTTCCGCTGATGTTCATGCGTCCAGCCTCCGCCGATCGCATGGACCGCTCCAGAGACGGCTGATCCAGGGAGCGACGATCCCTGGATCGGGTCGGCGACTCGCGGGATACTCGGGGGGTGGATCGTGATGCGCTGGCCGACTTCCTCCTCCGTCGCCGGGAGGCGTTGACCCCCGACGACGTGGGGTTGTCGCCGGGGCCGCGTCGGCGTACGGCCGGGCTGCGCCGCGAGGAGGTCGCTCAGCTCGCGACGATGTCAACGGACTACTACACGCGCCTCGAGCAGCGCCGTGGACCGCAGCCCAGCGCGCAGATCCTCTCATCGCTCGCTCGTGCGCTCCGGCTCAGCGAAGACGAGCGCGACTACCTCTATCGCTTGTGCGGCTACAGCGCCCCCGATCGCGCGCACGTCACGGAGTACGTGCGCCCCGGCATCCTGCGCGTACTCGACCGCCTCCACGACACCCCGGCGTTCGTGGTCTCGGTCCTCGACGAGGTGCTCGTGCAGAACGACGCCGCTCGGGCCCTCCTCGGCGACGCCAGCGCGCTGACGGGACTCGAACGCAGCGGCATCTACCGGTGGTTCGCGATGCCCGAGACCGAGCGGCGGCGCTATCCCGAGGCCGACCACGCCCGCCAGAGCCGCGCCATGGTGGCCTCGTTGCGCGCCGCGCACGGCGTGATGGGGGCGCGATCGCGGGCCGGCGAGATCGCCGGAGAACTCTCGGCGCGCAGCGACGAGTTCATCGGGCTCTGGGAGAACCACGAGGTGAGCAGGCGCTTCGAGCAGCACAAGACGATGATCCATCCCGAGCTCGGGGAGATCGAGGTCGACTGTCAGGCGCTGTTCACCGAGGACGAGTCCCAGGCGCTCATCGTGCTCACCGCGGCGCCGGGCAGCGAGGCGGCGAGCAAGCTCGAGTTCCTGCGCGTGCTGGGGACGCAGAAGGTCTGATCCTCGGTCAGGACTCCTCGTGGTGCGCGGGATCGGCGTCGAAGAGTCGCCCGTCCGCACGCCCGAGGCCCGTGATCGCCAGCACCTCCGCCTCGTCGAGCGCGACCTCGGCGGCGGCGAGGTTCGCGACCTGGTGCTCGAGCGACGAGGCCTTCGGGATCGAGACCGTGCCGCGGGCGACGTGCCAGGCGAGCACCGTCTGTGCCGGGGTGATGCCGTGCGAGGCGGCGACCTCGCGGATCACGTCTTCGTCGAGCAGTTCCTTCGCGCGGCCGAGCGGGCTCCACGCCTCGGTGAGGATGCCGTGCTCCCGGTGGTACGCGAGCTGCTCGCTCTGCGGGAAGTAGGGGTGCACCTCGATCTGGTTCACGACGGGACGCACCCCGGTCTCGCGCTCGATGCGCTCGAGGTGCTCGGGCAGGAAGTTCGAGACGCCGATCTGGCGCACGACCCCGCGCTGCTGGGCGTCGACGAGCGCCGCCCACGCCTGCACGTACTCGTCCTGGCTCGGGTTGGGCCAGTGGATGAGGTGCAGGTCGGTGATGTCGAGGCCGAGACGCGACCGGCTCTCCTCGATGCTCGCCCGGGCCTTCTCGGCGGGGTGATGGCGACCGGGAAGTTTCGTGGTGACGATGATCTCGTCGCGATCGACGTCGGATGCCGCGACCCCGCGTCCGACGGAACCCTCGTTCTCGTAGTTGAAGGCGGAGTCGATGAGGCGGTACCCGGCACCGATGGCGCCGGTCACGGCATCCGCCCCGGCATCGCCGTTGAGCGCGTACGTCCCCAGGCCGATCGCCGGCAGGGCGAATCCGTTGTGGGCGGTGAACGTGGGGATGGCGGGCTGAGTGCTCACGGTGCTCCTTCTCGGTCGGTGTCTCGAGCGTACGCTGGAGGGATGACACCCGAGGCGGAGATGGCGCCGCATGACGCCGCGATCACGGATTCCGCCCGGTGCCCCTGCGGATCGGGTGACCTCTTCGGCGGATGCTGCGGTCCGATCCTTCGGGCCGAGACCACCGCCCCGACGGCCGAGCGGCTGATGCGGTCGCGCTACACGGCGTTCGTGATCGGCAACGTCGCCCACCTGCGCGCGACCTGGCACGCCTCCACGCGACCGGCATCGATCGAGATCGAACCGGACCTGCGCTGGCGGCGACTCGTGGTGCTCGACCGGGAGGCGGGCGGCCCCTTCGATCGCGACGGGGTCGTGGAGTTCGCGGCGCACTGGCTCCAGAACGGAGCCCGTGGCGTGCTGCACGAACGCAGCAGGTTCGTGCGCGAGGAGCGCCGGTGGCTGTACGTCGACGGCGACCTGCTGTGATGGCGGCCCCCGCCAGACGATAGATTGGACAGCGTGAACGCCAGCTCCGAACATCAGCGCATCCTGCTCGACATCGCCGACCTCGACCGGCGCATCGCGCAGGCCGATCGTGCCCGCACCCATCCCTCGCAGGCCGCGCGCATCAACGAGCTGGTGGCGATCCGGCAGGAGCAGCTGCGCGAGCTCACCGCGCTCACCGGCACCCGCGACGACGCACGCACCGAACTGACCCGTCTCGAGTCCGACGTGAAGCTCGTCGAGCAGCGCCGGGCACGCGACGCCGAGCGTCTCGCGGTCGCGACCGACCCCAAGCAGGCGCAGGCCCTCGAGCACGAGATCGCGAGTCTCACCCGCCGCCAGAGCGACCTCGAAGACGCCGAGCTCGACGTCATGGGGCGGGTCGAAGAAGCCGAGTCCGCGGTCGCCGCTCAGCAGGCGCTCATCGACATCACGACCGCCGAGGGCTCGACGCTCAGCGCGCAGGGCAAGGCCGACGTCGCCGCCGCTGCCGAGCTCGGCGTTCAACTCGCCCGCGATCGTGCAGCCGTGGCCGAGAGCATCCCCGCGCCGCTGCTGGCCGAGTACACGCGTCGCGCCGCGAACAGTGCGGGTGCGGCCCTGCTGACCCGTGGCACGTGCGAGGGGTGCCGCATGATGCTCCCCAGCACCGACATCGCCGAGATCCGTCGCGCCGCCGAGGACGCGGTCGTGTACTGCCCCGAATGCGGCTGCATCCTGGTGCGCACGGAGGAATCGGGACTGTGATGCACGCGGCGCCCTCGTCGTGAGTGCGTCGCCCGCATCGTCCGAGCGACGCATTCTGCTGGTCGCCGACGGAGGCGGCGCATACGTCGCCGTCGATCTCGATGCCGCAGACGTCGAGATCAGCCGAGAGAGACTGAGCGAGCGCGATCTGCCGGGCTGGGTGGCCGAGTCCGAGCAGCGCGACGCGCCGCGCTGGGTGATCCGCAGCGCGCGCGAGACCTATGCACCGCTGCTCGCCGACGGCGTGCGGGTCGGACGCACCCATGACCTGGTCCTGTGCCACGCGATCCTCCGCGACACGGCATCCGTCCCGCACCCTCTGGAGCCGTCGGAGGACTGGGTGCGCCGCGAGGCGCCCGATGCGGCACCCGGGCTGTTCGATCTCTTCGACACGGACTCGACGCGCGCGGATCCGGTCGCCGACGCCCTGGAGCAGTACCGCGCGCAGCGCCGGGTGATCGCCGCGGCATCCGATGGCCGGCTCGCCCTGCTCTGCGCCGCGGAATCCGCCGGCGGCCTGGTGGCCGAGGAGATGCGCGCGGCGGGGGTGCCCTGGAACGAGGGCGTGCACGACGAGATCCTCACCGAGACGCTCGGCGCTCGATCGCTCGCCGGCGGGCTCCCGGCGAAGATGGTCGCGCTCGGCGAACAGGTGCGCGCGATCCTCGGCGACGCCACCCTCCATCTCGACAGCCAGCCGAAGCTCCTGCGGGCGCTGCATCGTTCCGGGGTCCCCGTCGAGTCGACGAGCAAATGGGAGCTCGCGCAGTACGAGCACCCGGTCGTCGAACCGCTCCTGGCCTACAAGAAGATGTCGCGTCTGCTCAGCGCCAACGGGTGGGTCTGGCTCGCCGACTGGGTGCACCGCGGGCGGTTCCGCCCGGTTTACATCCCCGGTGGCGTCGTGACCGGGCGCTGGGCATCGGCCGGCGGGGGAGCGCTGCAACTGCCGCGCAGTCTGCGCCCCGCCGTACGGGCGGACCCCGGGTGGACCCTCGTGGTCGCCGATGTCGCCCAGCTCGAGCCGCGCATGCTCGCGGCGATGGCCTCGGATGCCGCGATGGCGCGTGCGGCGCAGGGCACCGATCTGTACGCCGGAGTCGTCGACTCGGGCGCGGTGGCGACACGCGAAGAGGCCAAGTACGCCGTGCTCGGTGCCATGTACGGTGCGACGACGGGCGACAGCGGCCGGCTCGTGCCGCGACTGCGCAAGGTCTACCCGCGAGCGATGGCGCTCGTCGATGCCGCCGCACGCGCGGGGGAGGACGGCGGGGTGGTCTCGACCTGGCTCGGACGCTCGTCGCCGAAGCCGTCTCCCGAGTGGGCGGCGCTCCAGTCCGCGGCCACCGGAGCGGACGTCGACGCGGCGCTGGTCGCGCAGGCGCGGCGCAGCGCTCGCGACTGGGGGCGTTTCACCCGCAACTTCGTGGTGCAGGGCACTGCGGCGGAGTGGTCGCTGATCTGGCTCGCCGAGATCCGTCATCGGTTGCGCGGCCTGCCGCCCGCTGCGACACCGGCCACGGCATCCGGCCCCTTCGCGGAGGCCGCGCACCTCGCGTTCTTCCTGCACGACGAGGTGATCCTGCACGTCCCCGTCGAGCTCGCGGATGCCGCCGCCGACGCCGTGCGCGAGGCGGCGGCCGTCGCGACCGCACGCCTGTTCGGTTCGTTCCCGATCGACGTGCCACTGGATCTGCGCATCACCGAGTCCGCCGAGAAATGAGGCGCGGCCGGGCGTCGTAGACTGGCAGATGCGAATGGGTCGACTGGACGGTCGCGTGGCGGGCAACCGCACCGAGGAACGTCCGGGCTCCACAGGGCAGGGCGGTGGGTAACACCCACCCGGAGTGATCCGCGAGACAGTGCCACAGAGAGCAGACCGCCCCCGGTTCGCCGGGGGTAAGGGTGAAAGGGTGGTGTAAGAGACCACCGGGGGACATGGTGACATGTCCCGCCAGGTAAACCTCGCCCGGAGCAAGGTCAGACAGAGGATGTTGACGCGGCTCGCCGAGTCCTCGGGTAGACCGCTGGAGCGGCACGGCAACGTGTCGCCGAGAGAGATGGCCGTCGAAGGGGCGAAGAACCCCGGAACAGAACCCGGCGTACAGGTCGGCCCATTCGCCTCGACGTGAAAGGCCCGGTGACCATCAGGTCACCGGGCCTTTTCGCGGTCTCGAGGGTGTCAGTCGCCCGCGAGCGAGGCTGCACCGATGATGCCGGAGTTGTTGCGGTGGATCGCCGGGACGATCGGGGTCTTCAGGTCGAGGAGCGGGAGGAAGTCGCCCGCGTTCTTCGACACCCCGCCGCCGACCACGAACAGGTCGGGGCTGAAGAGGAACTCGATGTGCGAGTAGAACGCCTGCAGGCGCTCGGCCCATTCGGCCCAGGTGAGCCCCTCGCGCTCGCGCGCCGAGGTCGCGGCCCACTGCTCGACGGACTCGTACTCGCGGAAGTTGAGGTGCCCGAGCTCGGTGTTGGGCAGCAGTACGCCGTCGTTGATGAAGGCCGAGCCGATGCCGGTGCCGAGGGTCGTGAGCAGGGTGAATCCGCGCACGTCGCGGGCCGCACCGTGCCGCGCCTCGGCGACGCCGGCGGCATCCGCATCGTTCACGAACACGATGTTGCGGCCGAGGCCGTCGCGGAAGAAGCGCTCCGCGTCGAAGTCGACCCACTCCTTCGAGACGTTGGCGGCCGACAGCGTCTTGCCGCGCTTTACGATGGCCGGGAAGGCCACGCCGAGGGGAAGGGTCGACTCGTGCACGTCGAGGGTCTTCAGCACCGTCTGCACGGCCTGCAGCACGTCGCCGGGAGCCGCGCCCTCGGGCGTGGGCACCCGTACCCGATCGGACGCCATCGTGCCGTGCTCGAGGTCGACGATTCCTGCCTTGATTCCGGTACCGCCGATGTCGACGCCGATCGCTTTTGCCATGACCCACAGCATAGCGACAGGCGTTCGCGCCAGTAGGATCGATGACATCAGACGACGAAGGGACGGGCCATGTCGGACGGCGAACACAAGTACTGGTACAACCTCGAGACCAAGCAGGTCGAATTCGGGATGATCTCGCAGTCGATCGACCGCGTGGGCCCGTTCGACACCGAGGCCGAGGCCGCGAACGCACCCGAGACGCTGAAGGCGCGCTCCCGCGCCTGGGCCGATGAAGAAGCGGCCGAATCCGGCTGGGACGAAGGAAAGGGCTGAGGCTCCGCACGATATGGACAAGCAGAGAGACTTCGTCCTCCGGACGATCGAGGAGCGCGGCGTCAAGTTCGTCCGCCTGTGGTTCACCGACGTCATCGGCACGCTCAAATCGGTCGCCATCGCGCCGGCCGAGGTCGAGGGCGCGTTCGCCGAGGGCATCGGCTTCGACGGCTCGGCCATCGAGGGGCTCACGCGCAGCCATGAGTCCGATCTGCTCGCGCAGCCCGATCCGACGACGTTCCAGACTCTGCCGTGGCGGGGCGAGATCGACCCGACCGCCCGCATGTTCTGCGACCTGACGACGCCCGACGGCCAGCCCGCGGTCGCCGACCCGCGCCACGTGCTCAAGCGCACGCTCGCGAAGGCGGCGGATGCCGGGTTCACGTTCTACACGCACCCCGAGATCGAGTTCTACCTGCTCAAGTCGTCGCAGTACGGTCCGGAGGGACCGGTTCCGGTCGACTCCGCAGGGTACTTCGACAACGTGCCCGGTGGCACGGCGCACGACTTCCGTCGTCGTTCGGTGCGGATGCTCGAAGACCTCGGCATCTCGGTCGAGTTCAGCCACCACGAGGGCGGACCCGGTCAGAACGAGATCGACCTGCGCTACGCGGACGCCCTCACCACCGCCGACAACGTGATGACGTTCCGCACGGTGATCAAGGAGGTGGCGATCGAGCAGGGCGTGTACGCGACCTTCATGCCGAAGCCCCTCAGCGGCCACCCGGGCAGTGGCATGCACACGCACATGTCGCTGTTCGAGGGCGACCAGAACGCGTTCTACGAAGAGGGCGCGAAGTACCAGCTCTCGAAGACCGGGCGTCACTTCATCGCCGGCCTCCTGCGCCACGCGAACGAGATCTCGGCCGTCACGAACCAGTTCGTCAACTCGTACAAGCGCCTGTGGGGCGGCGACGAGGCCCCGAGCTTCGTCACGTGGGGGCACGCCAACCGCTCCGCGCTCGTGCGCGTGCCGATGTACAAGCCCAACAAGGGGCAGTCGTCGCGCGTCGAGTACCGCGCGCTGGACTCCGCCGCGAACCCGTACCTGGCGTACGCGCTCATGCTGGCCGCCGGCCTCAAGGGCATCGAGGACGAGTACGAGCTCCCGCCCGAGGCCGAGGACAACGTGTGGTCGCTCAGCGACGCCGAGCGCCGCGCGCTGGGCTACTCGTCGCTGCCCGCGAGCCTCGACCACGCCCTCGAGTACATGGAGGACTCCGAGCTCGTCGCCGAGACGCTGGGCGAGCAGGTGTTCAACTACGTGCTGCTCAACAAGCGCAAGGAGTGGGAGGCGTACCGCGGCCAGGTCACGCCGCTCGAGCTGAAGAACAACCTCGAGCTGCTCTGAGCCGTGCGCATGGCCCGTCCGGACGATTCCTTCTCGCTGTCCGCGCTGGCTCGACTCGGATTCGATGAGCTCGGCGAGGCCGCGGAGGCCCTCGCCGAGCTCGCCGAACTGCTCGGTCGCTCGCGTGCCGAGCTGCTGACGGGGGCGGATGCCGCCGATCCCGACGCGGCCGTGCGCGGGATGCTGCGGGTGGCGCGACGCGATCCCGAGCCGTTGGCGGCCCTGCTCGACGGCGGAGACACCCAGCGCCGTACCTGGCGGGTGTTCGGGGCATCCGAGGGGTTGGCGGACTTCTTCCTCCGCAACCCCGCGGAGCTCTCGGTGCTCGCCGACGAGGTCGATGCGTTGCCGACCGCCGACGAGCTCACCCGGGCGATGCTCGCCGGTGTCGGCGCCGTCGACGGCTTCGCGCGGTCCGGCGGTGACGACGAGGTCGTGGCGCTCCGGGTCGCCTACCGCCGCAGCCTCGCGGCGATCGCGGCCTACGATCTGACCCGGACCGCACCGGTCGAGGCTCTCGCCGATGTGGCGGCGGCGCTGGCGGACGCGGCCGGTGCGGCGCTCGAGGCCTCGCTGGCCGTGGCGCGCAGTCGATTGCGCGAGACCGTCGATCAGCGCGAGGTGGCGGCCGTCCGCCTCTCGATCATCGGCATGGGCAAGGCCGGTGCGCGGGAGCTCAACTACGTCAGCGACGTCGACGTGATCTTCGTCGGCGGCACGGCCGATGAGGAGATCGTCTCCGAGTCGCGTGCGATCGATCTGGCGACGAAGCTCGCCCGCGAGACCATGCGCGGCCTGAGCGGCATCGAGAAGGAGCCGCCTCTCTGGGAGGTCGACGCGAACCTGCGGCCGGAGGGCAAGCAGGGTGCTCTGGTCCGCTCGCTCGGATCCCATCTGGCCTATTACGACCGCTGGGCGAAAAGCTGGGAGTTCCAGGCCCTGCTGAAGGCGCGGCCCCTCGCCGGCGATCCGGAGCTGGGGGCGGAGTACATCGGCGCCGTGCAGCCGAAGATCTGGTCGAGCGCGGCCCGCGAGGACTTCGTCGACAGCGTGCAGCGCATGCGCGAGCGCGTCAAGGAGCACATCGATCCGGAGGATGCCCCGTACCAGCTCAAGCTCGGCGAGGGCGGACTGCGTGACATCGAGTTCACCGTCCAGCTGCTGCAACTGGTGCATGGACTCACGGACGCCACCCTGCGCACCCGTGGCACCCTCGAGAGTTTGGAGGCCCTCGTCGAGGGCGGGTACATCGGGCGGGTCGAGGCGACGACCTTCGCCGACGACTACCGGGTCCTGCGACTGATGGAGCACCGGCTCCAGCTCAAGGAGCTCAGCCGCACCCACCTCCTGCCGCGGACGCCCGCGGGACTCCGGGT
It encodes:
- a CDS encoding HU family DNA-binding protein, with translation MSTSKTLEANRVSKREFVQRFARRGGISVFAAQTAYNAMIDELLDLVSQGNTVTLTNFGKFYPQTHKGHRVQFGKDEGTGEVTDYTVLKFSATREVNRRVKVTD
- a CDS encoding AAA family ATPase, whose translation is MASTYIETGGHVRVYDDAVRTHQAFPLGTYRVSFTSKEGFSLVRIDDLTVGAERVYGGRDRKVAKIFRSYALSDRSLGVMLSGDKGIGKSLFLRMVAEAAREQGLPVVVVSEDHDGIVEFLDSLDECLIVFDEFEKIFPAGRRGITDGLNRQNQFLSLFDGLSSVKRVYCLSVNAIADVSTYLVNRPGRFHYHLRFDYPGPDEVRQYLLDQAPNAHPDEIENVALFSRRARLNYDHLRAIAFELQQPDTLFAEIVDDLNIKSVEPGTYRIEARFPDGKVWFDEVEMNLFERGDVGRTFELRNGTRSLFASFVPRDLIFEPDGSIFVPIDRLDLLGDDDEEPEVYPTTVSLALVAPATYGFGL
- a CDS encoding methyltransferase family protein, whose amino-acid sequence is MFAGIRIAPPAARAYFALQAVAGGCWWLGVLLIPVIRTATLDGLPVLPIAIADIPLFVGGSALAACGVRAAVWVVTAWTVLVAGGMVVHATVTGLAGWGALLMVTAAVGSLAAGIVIIVGRAPFEWIARGPFAFRTSRAQGRARVMARTGLQTLFFWGVFLGLLPLLIAMVEARWGLHLELPLALRLTGVALFLAATALGLWSAITMSLLGEGTPLPSEMARRLVIAGPYRFVRNPMAVAGIAQGVAVGLMLGSWLVVVYALCGSLVWNTAVRPIEEADLAERFGDDYADYRRRVTCWVPRFAG
- a CDS encoding L-lactate dehydrogenase, producing MEIIENSKLTVVGAGSVGSSVAYAALIRGSARHIALYDIATEKVEAEVLDLAHGTQFTGTSDIIGGSDVSVAAGSHVVVITAGAKQKPGQTRIELADVNAGIIRRMMPQLLEVAPNAVYVIVTNPCDVLTVIAQQETGLPPERIFASGTVLDTSRLRWKLAQRAGVSTASVHAHIVGEHGDTEFPLWSRATIGTVPILEWETPEHPRFTLAELDEIAVDVRDAAYKVIRGKGATNYAIGLSSARIVEAILHDEHAVMPVSTVLDDFHGIDGVALSVPSIVSASGAVPIRNTSFSDSELALLRGSADALRSAAATLRS
- a CDS encoding SDR family oxidoreductase, producing MNISGNTIFIPGATSGIGLALALALRDRGNTVIVGGRRTDRLEAIAAERPDLGTVRIDTADAGSIENAARTVLAEHPSLNVLVTMAGIMRTEDWRTPDGFLATAEEIVTTNVLGPIRLIAAFVEHLRRMPDATIMTVSSGLAFAPLRVTPTYNASKAAIHMLSESLRLQFEGSSVSVIELEPPAVRTDLMPGHAENDAAMPLDEFIAEAMTLLESRPDASEVQVERVKFLRYGEARGDYAQVVAALNSTDPHGK
- a CDS encoding helix-turn-helix transcriptional regulator, translated to MDRDALADFLLRRREALTPDDVGLSPGPRRRTAGLRREEVAQLATMSTDYYTRLEQRRGPQPSAQILSSLARALRLSEDERDYLYRLCGYSAPDRAHVTEYVRPGILRVLDRLHDTPAFVVSVLDEVLVQNDAARALLGDASALTGLERSGIYRWFAMPETERRRYPEADHARQSRAMVASLRAAHGVMGARSRAGEIAGELSARSDEFIGLWENHEVSRRFEQHKTMIHPELGEIEVDCQALFTEDESQALIVLTAAPGSEAASKLEFLRVLGTQKV
- a CDS encoding aldo/keto reductase, translated to MSTQPAIPTFTAHNGFALPAIGLGTYALNGDAGADAVTGAIGAGYRLIDSAFNYENEGSVGRGVAASDVDRDEIIVTTKLPGRHHPAEKARASIEESRSRLGLDITDLHLIHWPNPSQDEYVQAWAALVDAQQRGVVRQIGVSNFLPEHLERIERETGVRPVVNQIEVHPYFPQSEQLAYHREHGILTEAWSPLGRAKELLDEDVIREVAASHGITPAQTVLAWHVARGTVSIPKASSLEHQVANLAAAEVALDEAEVLAITGLGRADGRLFDADPAHHEES
- a CDS encoding YchJ family protein, whose amino-acid sequence is MTPEAEMAPHDAAITDSARCPCGSGDLFGGCCGPILRAETTAPTAERLMRSRYTAFVIGNVAHLRATWHASTRPASIEIEPDLRWRRLVVLDREAGGPFDRDGVVEFAAHWLQNGARGVLHERSRFVREERRWLYVDGDLL
- a CDS encoding zinc ribbon domain-containing protein, with the translated sequence MNASSEHQRILLDIADLDRRIAQADRARTHPSQAARINELVAIRQEQLRELTALTGTRDDARTELTRLESDVKLVEQRRARDAERLAVATDPKQAQALEHEIASLTRRQSDLEDAELDVMGRVEEAESAVAAQQALIDITTAEGSTLSAQGKADVAAAAELGVQLARDRAAVAESIPAPLLAEYTRRAANSAGAALLTRGTCEGCRMMLPSTDIAEIRRAAEDAVVYCPECGCILVRTEESGL